A genome region from Marinobacter panjinensis includes the following:
- a CDS encoding tetratricopeptide repeat protein, translating to MRRLLLVSLTLTLSLSGAKAMAQESFRVELGRDGETIGDMRPVFLEFKTRPMPAISPTEVARRYQRLFDNSDEPEVRIDALNRLSNIQKVTDEDVSFSNEREQQVYRQALDSYESILDRGSYQGRLDELLYQMAKAHAYTGQAEESIDRLRQLVGLYPSSTLVPEARFRIAEAAFSAGDYAVAESEYSRVISGDGAESLKTKARYMQGWSQYKQGPSAWKRAGETFLAVLDRFSGETDSFRRIPTDDAELVEDTFRIIALMAADARGANSLAQWLDNVGGRGYAYLLYDRLADYYASNARYEGSVTVNRRFVDEHHNHPAVPAFLAQNVDVWLMAGRADRAREARADYVTMFSETDRYQTLTDSDRQRWQTFSRSLADYHYDQAEESAGDRKREQFRLAANYYRQLAPRVTGPGEVLRLSGDAFLQAGEYRDALTGFRQAAYDTSGYPGAGDAAWAAVALQRGALDSRYALSATLDDLAVEAERFAEAFADDSRLPGLNADIATRLLAQGRHNDALRFAEAAIAHPAASGQERYSAWLVAGEAFVVGESLGLAENAWRKSLALLESGQLPDKQGKDTESLQRQLASSIYYQGEQAAEEGRTDQAVAHFQRVESALPGSDIAVKGRYDAANTLLKADRWQAAINELNRFRADYPNHELTSTVSEKLVFAYQSSEQPVRAADELMAGAGAETPAWERQLRAAELYHQANAHNRRNRIYVAWLNGAEAALTPPDSGAHIRNQTMRQRLIAADVEPPKYRAELVEQELASRWHSEETLAWAGRAAMALAEVEAVQFADVSLQHPLGPSLEKKQQALESARERLAQAEQLGGDALRSEILFRRAELYRVMAQDLIASQAPADLNELEAMQYQMLLEEEAYPFEEKAIKLHAQNHQRLADGEFDRWVEQSLQVLAKLFPGRYDRDVRWMTWNEESNDGA from the coding sequence ATGAGACGCCTGCTGCTCGTTTCCCTGACCTTGACCCTGTCGTTGTCCGGCGCGAAGGCAATGGCCCAGGAATCCTTCCGGGTAGAGCTGGGGCGGGATGGAGAAACCATCGGCGACATGCGGCCGGTCTTTCTCGAATTCAAAACCCGCCCCATGCCGGCAATCTCTCCCACGGAAGTGGCCCGGCGATACCAGCGGCTGTTCGATAATTCCGACGAGCCCGAGGTGCGGATTGATGCCCTGAACCGGTTATCGAACATCCAGAAGGTTACCGATGAAGACGTCAGTTTCAGCAATGAGCGGGAACAGCAGGTATACCGCCAGGCCCTGGACAGCTACGAATCCATCCTGGACCGTGGCTCCTATCAGGGCCGGCTTGATGAGTTGCTTTACCAGATGGCGAAAGCCCATGCCTATACCGGTCAGGCGGAAGAGTCCATTGATCGCCTGCGCCAGCTTGTCGGCCTTTATCCTTCGTCGACCCTGGTGCCGGAAGCCCGTTTCCGGATTGCTGAAGCGGCTTTCTCGGCGGGTGACTATGCGGTGGCGGAGTCTGAGTATAGCCGGGTCATCTCGGGAGATGGTGCAGAAAGCCTCAAGACCAAGGCTCGTTACATGCAGGGCTGGAGCCAGTACAAGCAGGGCCCTTCCGCATGGAAAAGAGCCGGTGAAACGTTTCTGGCGGTACTGGACAGGTTCAGCGGTGAAACGGACAGCTTTCGACGGATTCCCACCGATGATGCCGAACTGGTGGAGGACACCTTCCGGATTATCGCCCTGATGGCGGCGGACGCCCGGGGCGCGAATTCACTGGCGCAATGGTTGGATAACGTCGGCGGCAGGGGCTATGCATACCTGCTTTATGACCGGCTTGCCGACTATTACGCCAGCAACGCCCGCTATGAGGGCAGCGTGACAGTCAACCGGCGTTTTGTGGATGAGCACCACAACCACCCGGCTGTGCCTGCGTTTCTTGCCCAGAATGTGGATGTGTGGCTTATGGCCGGGCGGGCAGACCGCGCCCGGGAAGCCCGGGCAGATTACGTGACAATGTTTTCAGAGACAGACCGGTACCAGACACTTACCGATTCCGATCGCCAGCGTTGGCAGACGTTCAGCCGGTCGCTGGCAGACTACCATTATGATCAGGCGGAAGAGTCCGCGGGTGACCGTAAGCGTGAGCAATTCCGCCTGGCCGCGAATTACTACCGCCAGCTCGCTCCACGGGTTACCGGGCCCGGTGAAGTGCTCCGACTCTCCGGCGATGCCTTCCTGCAGGCTGGCGAGTACCGGGATGCACTGACCGGATTCCGGCAGGCGGCATATGACACCAGCGGATATCCAGGCGCTGGAGATGCCGCATGGGCCGCTGTTGCACTCCAGCGCGGAGCTCTGGACAGCCGATATGCCCTGAGCGCCACACTGGACGATCTGGCGGTTGAAGCAGAACGTTTTGCTGAAGCCTTTGCGGATGACTCGCGCCTGCCCGGGCTGAATGCCGATATCGCCACCCGGTTGCTGGCGCAGGGGCGTCACAATGACGCTCTGCGCTTCGCCGAGGCGGCAATTGCCCATCCGGCCGCCAGCGGCCAGGAGCGTTACAGTGCCTGGCTGGTTGCTGGTGAGGCGTTTGTTGTCGGGGAGTCTTTAGGTCTGGCTGAAAACGCCTGGCGCAAGTCGCTGGCGCTGCTGGAATCCGGCCAGCTTCCGGATAAACAGGGCAAAGACACTGAAAGCCTGCAGCGCCAACTGGCAAGCAGTATTTACTATCAGGGTGAGCAGGCCGCCGAGGAGGGTAGAACGGATCAGGCAGTTGCCCATTTCCAGAGGGTGGAGTCCGCCCTTCCGGGATCGGATATTGCCGTCAAGGGTCGTTACGATGCCGCCAATACCCTGTTGAAGGCGGATCGATGGCAGGCTGCGATCAATGAATTGAACCGTTTCCGTGCTGACTATCCGAACCATGAGCTCACCAGTACGGTCAGCGAAAAACTGGTGTTCGCCTACCAGTCTTCAGAACAACCGGTTCGGGCCGCAGACGAGCTGATGGCCGGAGCAGGCGCTGAAACACCAGCTTGGGAACGCCAGCTCAGGGCTGCGGAGCTTTACCACCAGGCCAACGCTCATAACCGGCGTAACCGCATTTACGTGGCCTGGCTCAATGGTGCCGAAGCCGCTCTTACACCGCCGGATTCCGGCGCCCACATCCGCAACCAGACCATGCGCCAGCGCCTGATAGCGGCCGACGTCGAACCACCCAAGTATCGCGCTGAACTGGTGGAACAGGAACTGGCCAGCCGTTGGCACTCGGAGGAAACCCTGGCCTGGGCCGGCAGGGCAGCCATGGCGCTGGCTGAGGTCGAAGCGGTGCAATTTGCGGACGTGTCACTGCAACATCCCCTGGGGCCATCGCTTGAGAAAAAACAGCAGGCACTGGAATCGGCCCGGGAGCGTCTGGCGCAGGCTGAACAATTGGGTGGCGATGCCCTGCGCTCAGAAATTCTCTTCCGGCGTGCCGAGCTCTATCGGGTAATGGCTCAGGACCTGATTGCCTCGCAAGCGCCAGCGGACCTGAACGAGCTGGAGGCGATGCAGTATCAGATGCTGCTTGAGGAAGAGGCTTATCCGTTCGAGGAGAAAGCCATCAAGCTGCATGCGCAGAATCATCAGCGGCTGGCCGATGGTGAGTTTGACCGCTGGGTCGAGCAAAGCCTTCAGGTGCTGGCAAAGCTGTTCCCCGGCCGTTATGACCGGGACGTTCGCTGGATGACATGGAATGAGGAGTCTAACGATGGTGCCTGA
- a CDS encoding MotA/TolQ/ExbB proton channel family protein — translation MLETVVRFFQEGGPFMYPIALVLAVGLAITIERFVYLASVRRRNRLAFEKGILPLLRKRDYQRAMKAASSSDSAIASIMSAGIGRLLNNHPREDVEYAMEEGLMEVLPRLEKRTQYLATLANIATLLGLLGTIIGLIAAFTAVAAADPSQKASLLSESISVAMNTTAFGLMSAIPLLMFHALLQTRTNEIVDSFEMAGVKLLNIISEQTSPSPKQSAA, via the coding sequence ATGCTGGAAACTGTTGTTCGATTTTTTCAGGAAGGTGGTCCCTTCATGTACCCCATCGCCCTTGTGCTGGCGGTTGGCCTGGCGATCACGATTGAACGTTTTGTCTATCTCGCTTCGGTGCGACGACGGAACCGCCTGGCGTTCGAGAAAGGCATACTGCCGCTGCTGCGTAAGCGGGACTACCAGCGTGCCATGAAAGCGGCCAGCAGTTCCGACAGTGCTATCGCCTCTATCATGAGTGCCGGTATTGGTCGGCTGCTCAATAATCATCCCCGCGAAGATGTTGAATACGCCATGGAAGAGGGGTTGATGGAAGTGTTGCCGCGGCTGGAGAAACGCACCCAGTACCTGGCCACACTGGCCAATATAGCTACCTTGCTGGGGCTGCTTGGCACCATCATTGGACTGATAGCCGCCTTCACGGCGGTCGCCGCCGCGGACCCGTCTCAGAAGGCGTCTTTATTGTCGGAAAGCATTTCCGTGGCCATGAACACCACCGCCTTCGGGCTGATGTCGGCGATTCCGTTGCTGATGTTCCATGCATTGCTTCAGACCCGCACCAACGAGATTGTCGACAGTTTCGAGATGGCCGGTGTGAAGCTGCTGAACATCATTTCCGAGCAGACGTCGCCCTCACCAAAGCAATCCGCCGCCTGA
- a CDS encoding MaoC/PaaZ C-terminal domain-containing protein — MSDTLDTLENITYDELQEGDSATFVKTLTEDELVLFAAVSGDVNPLHLDSEFAADSGYHERIAHGMWSGSLISAALATVMPGPGTVYLEQSLTFRQAVKVDDTLTVNLKVLSKGRRNRVTLACDVRNQNGEKVVTGEAKVIAPTQKVSLSKPRLPKITIER; from the coding sequence ATGAGCGACACCCTCGATACGCTTGAAAACATTACCTACGACGAACTTCAGGAAGGCGACTCTGCAACCTTCGTAAAGACACTGACAGAAGACGAGCTGGTGCTCTTTGCGGCGGTATCCGGCGACGTTAACCCGTTGCACCTGGATTCCGAATTTGCCGCCGACTCCGGGTACCATGAGCGTATTGCTCATGGCATGTGGAGCGGTTCGCTGATTTCCGCTGCCCTGGCCACCGTGATGCCGGGACCAGGCACTGTCTATCTGGAACAGAGCCTGACGTTCAGACAGGCAGTCAAAGTGGACGATACACTCACGGTAAACCTGAAAGTGCTTAGCAAGGGGCGAAGGAACCGCGTGACCCTGGCCTGCGACGTTCGTAACCAGAATGGTGAGAAGGTAGTCACCGGTGAAGCCAAAGTAATCGCCCCCACCCAGAAAGTGTCCCTCAGCAAACCCCGGCTACCCAAGATTACCATTGAACGCTAG
- a CDS encoding long-chain fatty acid--CoA ligase, giving the protein MDFEQFYQDKYPAGVPHNVDLDKYTSMVDVFDQAVKKYADRPAFSAVGATLTYRDLDTQSRNFAAWLQNKTDLKPGDRIAVQMPNVTQYPVVVFGAMRAGLIVVNTNPLYTTREMEHQFNDSGAKALVVLANMANNAEKVLPHTSIEHVIVTEIADMHSPLKRTLMNAAVKHLKKMVPAYNLPQAHKLPAVLSAGSKEKFTPVECKKDDIAVLQYTGGTTGVAKGAMLTHGNLVANLLQVRPMMEDTVEEGKEVVIAPLPLYHIYSFTLNCGIMLEAGAHNVLIPNPRDIPGFVKELKKYKFTAFLGLNTLFVALCNNEEFQDLDFSGLKLTSSGGMALTSDTAKMWQRVTGCEISEGYGMTETSPVVTFNPNSAIQLGTIGLPIPGTEVKTIDDDGNETPIGEPGELCVKGPQVMRGYWQRPEDTQKSFTDDGFLQTGDIALIQEDGYIRIVDRKKDMIIVSGFNVFPNEIEDVVSGHPKVVECAAVGVEDAKSGEAVKVFLVPTAEGVTENELKEFCRERLTAYKVPKSFEFREELPKTNVGKILRRELRDEANNK; this is encoded by the coding sequence ATGGATTTTGAGCAGTTCTATCAGGACAAATACCCCGCCGGTGTGCCCCACAACGTTGACCTGGACAAGTACACCAGCATGGTGGACGTATTTGATCAGGCGGTGAAAAAATACGCCGACCGGCCTGCCTTTAGCGCTGTTGGCGCCACGCTCACTTATCGCGATCTGGACACCCAGAGCCGTAATTTTGCGGCCTGGTTGCAGAACAAGACTGACCTCAAACCGGGTGACCGGATTGCGGTTCAGATGCCCAATGTCACCCAGTATCCCGTTGTCGTGTTCGGTGCCATGCGCGCCGGCCTGATCGTGGTGAATACCAACCCGCTGTATACCACTCGCGAGATGGAACACCAGTTTAACGACTCCGGCGCCAAAGCGCTCGTGGTGCTGGCCAACATGGCCAATAACGCCGAGAAAGTGCTCCCCCATACCAGCATCGAGCATGTCATTGTTACCGAAATTGCTGACATGCACTCTCCGCTGAAGCGTACGCTGATGAATGCGGCGGTAAAACACCTGAAGAAGATGGTACCGGCCTATAACCTGCCACAGGCCCACAAACTGCCAGCGGTTCTCAGCGCCGGTAGCAAGGAAAAGTTCACTCCGGTTGAGTGCAAGAAAGACGATATCGCGGTACTGCAGTACACCGGTGGTACCACGGGTGTTGCCAAGGGCGCCATGCTGACTCACGGCAACCTGGTGGCGAACCTGCTGCAGGTACGCCCGATGATGGAAGACACGGTGGAAGAGGGCAAGGAAGTGGTGATTGCACCGCTGCCGCTGTACCACATCTACTCGTTCACCCTGAACTGCGGCATCATGCTGGAAGCCGGCGCTCATAACGTGCTTATTCCGAACCCCCGCGATATTCCGGGCTTCGTCAAGGAACTCAAAAAATACAAGTTCACGGCTTTCCTGGGCCTGAATACTCTGTTCGTGGCGTTGTGTAACAACGAGGAGTTCCAGGATCTGGATTTCAGTGGGCTGAAGCTGACCTCGTCGGGTGGTATGGCGCTGACCAGCGATACTGCCAAGATGTGGCAGCGCGTCACCGGCTGTGAAATCAGTGAAGGTTACGGCATGACCGAAACGTCGCCGGTAGTCACCTTCAACCCCAATAGTGCCATTCAGCTTGGTACCATCGGCCTGCCGATTCCGGGCACCGAAGTCAAAACCATTGACGATGACGGCAACGAAACCCCGATTGGCGAGCCGGGCGAGCTGTGTGTGAAGGGCCCGCAGGTGATGCGCGGCTACTGGCAGCGCCCCGAGGACACCCAGAAATCCTTTACCGACGATGGCTTCCTGCAAACCGGCGACATCGCCCTGATCCAGGAAGATGGCTATATTCGTATCGTGGATCGCAAGAAGGACATGATTATCGTGTCCGGCTTCAACGTGTTCCCGAACGAAATCGAAGATGTTGTGAGCGGTCACCCGAAAGTGGTTGAATGTGCCGCTGTCGGTGTGGAAGATGCCAAGAGCGGCGAAGCCGTGAAGGTCTTCCTGGTGCCCACCGCAGAAGGCGTTACGGAAAACGAATTGAAAGAGTTCTGCCGTGAACGCCTGACCGCCTACAAGGTGCCCAAGTCGTTCGAGTTCCGCGAAGAACTGCCGAAAACCAACGTTGGCAAGATCCTGCGCCGCGAGCTCCGGGACGAAGCCAACAACAAGTAA
- a CDS encoding ExbD/TolR family protein, whose translation MRRKHRRLASNPELDITPFLNLMIVLVPVLLLGMVFSQIRMIELNFPGMEAGEAPEADELRLVVALIPDGLEVLDSERGVIRTLPLVEGEQDFDGLRETLKQVKQQVPDKTDIVLEVGPEIDYQTLVTTMDTLRSYQAVVAASVVEGELFPDVALADAAEDRALSDTGEGV comes from the coding sequence ATGAGACGAAAGCATCGCAGGCTCGCCAGCAATCCGGAACTGGACATCACGCCGTTCTTGAATCTGATGATCGTGCTGGTACCGGTTCTGCTGCTGGGCATGGTGTTCAGCCAGATCCGGATGATTGAGCTGAACTTCCCGGGCATGGAAGCCGGTGAGGCACCGGAGGCCGACGAGTTGCGGCTAGTGGTTGCCCTGATACCGGACGGTCTGGAAGTGCTGGACAGCGAGCGCGGCGTCATCCGCACGCTGCCATTGGTGGAAGGCGAGCAGGATTTCGACGGCTTGCGGGAAACCCTGAAGCAGGTCAAGCAACAGGTGCCGGACAAGACGGATATCGTCCTTGAGGTCGGCCCGGAGATCGATTACCAGACACTGGTGACAACCATGGACACGCTTCGTTCCTACCAGGCCGTAGTGGCCGCCAGCGTGGTGGAAGGAGAGCTGTTTCCGGATGTTGCCCTGGCTGACGCTGCTGAAGACCGGGCACTGTCGGATACCGGGGAGGGCGTATGA
- a CDS encoding ExbD/TolR family protein — protein sequence MKTSRRARRMQRHYGRMHRPGGLNLVSLMDIFTILVFFLMVSSSDVKVMQNTADVPLPESTAENDAVESMMVQVIGRSILVQGREVATLDSIETGDKTIGGLAEELAWVRNRRGEVPEQGHEVTIMAGRSTDYRLLRKIMQTCIDEDFRQVRLAVESTKEVGSG from the coding sequence ATGAAAACATCCCGTCGCGCCCGCCGGATGCAGCGCCACTACGGGCGCATGCATCGGCCCGGTGGCCTGAACCTGGTCTCACTGATGGATATCTTCACCATTCTGGTGTTCTTTCTGATGGTGAGCTCCTCCGATGTGAAGGTGATGCAGAATACGGCTGACGTACCGCTTCCGGAATCCACTGCAGAGAACGACGCAGTGGAATCCATGATGGTTCAGGTGATTGGCCGGTCTATTCTGGTTCAGGGCCGTGAAGTGGCCACACTGGACAGCATCGAGACTGGCGACAAAACCATTGGCGGGCTGGCCGAAGAGCTCGCGTGGGTCAGGAATCGCAGGGGAGAGGTGCCGGAGCAGGGACATGAAGTAACCATTATGGCGGGGCGTTCGACGGATTACCGACTGCTTCGAAAGATCATGCAGACCTGTATTGATGAAGATTTCCGGCAGGTGCGGCTCGCTGTGGAGTCAACAAAGGAGGTGGGTAGTGGCTGA
- a CDS encoding AgmX/PglI C-terminal domain-containing protein: MADRQNLPSGLPWGAEKGENRRFVLALLVMVAVFLPPAFLIPAMNLPEPERSEAEKIPPQLARLVEQPEPPEPVSLPEPEPEPDPQPDPEPAEPEPEIQAPSVAEAIKETPPPEPARTEPKQTVEQARETASRSGLLAMKDQLASMRTPEPDRVKTLSANVEAAGDTRPGDLFGAESDADTALAGSGGVSRESAPEADVAVAGHEVREVEVAQEAAPEPVPAPDSGPGKRAMSNIRQVFDAQKTALYSLYRRELRQDPTLEGKLMLELVIEPDGSVSRCEVVSSELNNDSLEQRIATRVRLFNFGEDDVESRTVRFPIDFLPG; the protein is encoded by the coding sequence GTGGCTGACCGTCAGAACCTGCCTTCCGGCTTGCCCTGGGGCGCGGAGAAAGGTGAAAACCGCCGATTCGTATTGGCCTTGCTGGTTATGGTCGCGGTTTTTCTGCCGCCGGCATTCCTGATTCCTGCCATGAATCTTCCCGAACCGGAACGCAGCGAAGCGGAGAAAATACCACCTCAACTGGCCAGGCTGGTGGAACAGCCCGAGCCACCGGAGCCGGTGTCTTTGCCAGAGCCGGAGCCAGAGCCCGACCCGCAACCCGATCCCGAACCGGCAGAGCCGGAACCGGAAATCCAGGCGCCCTCAGTGGCCGAGGCAATCAAAGAAACGCCGCCACCGGAGCCTGCCCGGACAGAGCCGAAACAGACCGTGGAGCAGGCGCGCGAAACCGCCTCTCGTTCAGGCCTGTTAGCGATGAAGGACCAGCTTGCCAGCATGCGCACGCCAGAGCCGGACCGGGTGAAAACCCTCTCCGCCAACGTCGAGGCCGCAGGTGATACCAGGCCGGGAGACCTGTTCGGCGCCGAATCCGATGCGGATACAGCTCTGGCAGGCAGCGGGGGTGTGAGTCGGGAATCGGCGCCGGAAGCCGACGTCGCCGTTGCCGGCCACGAAGTCAGAGAGGTCGAGGTGGCACAGGAAGCGGCGCCCGAGCCGGTACCCGCGCCGGATTCCGGGCCAGGGAAACGTGCCATGAGCAATATCCGCCAGGTATTTGATGCCCAGAAAACTGCGCTTTATTCGCTGTATCGAAGGGAGCTGAGGCAGGACCCGACCCTGGAAGGCAAGCTGATGCTGGAGCTGGTGATCGAGCCAGATGGCTCGGTGTCCCGCTGCGAGGTGGTGAGTTCCGAGCTGAACAATGACAGTCTGGAGCAGCGTATCGCCACACGGGTACGCCTGTTCAACTTCGGTGAAGACGATGTGGAATCCCGCACGGTGAGATTCCCCATCGACTTTCTGCCGGGCTAG
- a CDS encoding tetratricopeptide repeat protein, producing the protein MVPDAVRSLLLMFCLSVLVTGCASKPEPVPVVDNSAEAGELARQAWQAQQQGNTEEALARYRQAFSLDPRNAMTANNLALLLREQGRFGEAASMLRKGLEHSPDTEELHYNLAIISELYLLDLDTALRHYRRYSELADAEGKQVAGWIADLERRVE; encoded by the coding sequence ATGGTGCCTGACGCGGTTCGCTCCCTGTTGTTGATGTTCTGTCTGTCTGTGCTGGTCACCGGTTGTGCCAGTAAGCCCGAGCCCGTACCTGTTGTGGACAACAGTGCCGAGGCCGGCGAGCTCGCCCGCCAGGCATGGCAGGCGCAGCAGCAGGGCAATACTGAAGAGGCCCTGGCTCGGTACCGGCAGGCTTTCAGCCTGGACCCCCGCAATGCCATGACGGCCAATAACCTGGCGTTGCTGTTGCGGGAGCAGGGGCGCTTTGGTGAGGCCGCATCGATGTTGCGAAAAGGGCTGGAGCATTCGCCGGACACCGAAGAGCTGCATTACAACCTGGCGATTATCTCGGAGCTTTACCTGCTCGACCTGGATACCGCGCTACGTCATTACCGCCGTTACAGCGAGCTTGCCGATGCCGAAGGCAAACAGGTGGCCGGCTGGATTGCGGACCTGGAGAGGAGGGTCGAGTAA